Proteins from a single region of Halorubrum sp. 2020YC2:
- a CDS encoding ABC transporter ATP-binding protein, which yields MLLETEGLTKRFGGITAVDGVDFALEAGELCSIIGPNGAGKTTFFNLLTGVLEPSDGRIRFDPAGDGDGGSPVDITAASPDETALAGIHRSYQITNLFPTLSVLENVRVAAQAGRGNDSWKLWRNVADFEAHYAEATAILERIGLAGEAETVTENLSHGEKRSLEIGVALAGDPDLLLLDEPTAGVSSEGVEEVVALIEDVAEDHSVMLIEHNMEVVMDISDRIAVLHRGELIADGPPEDVRGDEAVQEAYLGGYGREESEDGPAAGEGSGGDADRDDAADRDGDAVADGGRRASAGGEPR from the coding sequence ATGCTGCTGGAGACCGAGGGGCTCACGAAGCGCTTCGGCGGCATCACGGCCGTCGACGGCGTCGACTTCGCGTTAGAGGCCGGCGAGCTCTGCTCGATCATCGGCCCGAACGGCGCGGGGAAGACGACGTTCTTCAACCTGCTTACGGGCGTGTTAGAGCCCTCTGACGGACGGATACGGTTCGACCCGGCGGGCGACGGGGACGGCGGATCGCCGGTCGACATCACCGCCGCCTCGCCGGACGAGACGGCGCTCGCGGGGATCCACCGGTCGTACCAGATCACGAACCTGTTCCCGACGCTGTCGGTGCTGGAGAACGTCCGGGTGGCCGCGCAGGCGGGCCGCGGGAACGACTCCTGGAAACTCTGGCGCAACGTGGCCGACTTCGAGGCCCACTACGCGGAGGCGACCGCGATCCTCGAGCGGATCGGGCTGGCGGGGGAGGCGGAGACCGTCACGGAAAACCTGAGCCACGGCGAGAAGCGCAGCCTCGAGATCGGCGTCGCGCTCGCCGGCGACCCGGACCTCCTCCTACTCGACGAGCCGACCGCTGGCGTGTCGAGCGAGGGCGTCGAGGAGGTCGTCGCGCTGATCGAGGACGTGGCCGAAGACCACTCGGTGATGCTCATCGAGCACAACATGGAGGTGGTGATGGACATCTCCGACCGGATCGCCGTCCTCCACCGCGGCGAACTGATCGCCGACGGGCCGCCCGAGGACGTGCGCGGCGACGAAGCCGTTCAGGAGGCGTACCTCGGCGGCTACGGCCGCGAGGAGTCCGAAGACGGACCCGCCGCGGGCGAGGGGAGCGGCGGCGACGCCGACCGCGACGACGCCGCCGACCGCGACGGCGACGCCGTGGCCGACGGCGGGCGCCGCGCGAGCGCCGGGGGTGAACCGCGGTGA
- a CDS encoding branched-chain amino acid ABC transporter permease produces MRDHVVHAAVILGFLLYPLVYEALLATPAAPFAEAFLPAITFMVVVLYMGLFAMSFDFVSGYTGYLSFGHAAFFGTGAYFVVLAANGQVPGVPGGTPFMITLLLGAVLAGVLALVIGSVSFRLTGVYFAMITLGFAQVIYELIRSWGYVSSNPTEGATVSGDALAIGVPYVDALSLDVGRLTGESVENLLGLGIDLSATVVSYYALGVVVVVCYFAMQRIIHSPFGRVMIAIRENEERARAVGYATYRFKLAAFAISGFFGAIAGGVFAAYSRSVAPDGTFYFLVTADALITTIVGGFGTLAGPIYGTLFNQGLADVLSTESGGIATLLREGLPASVLEADLFGVSLELFVNTAVDGRAPLYLGIVFVLFVLFVPNGILGTLRDRLGGTVGKRLPDYLRRYRR; encoded by the coding sequence CTGCGGGACCACGTCGTTCACGCGGCCGTCATCCTCGGGTTCCTGCTGTATCCGCTGGTCTACGAGGCGCTGCTGGCGACGCCGGCCGCGCCGTTCGCGGAGGCGTTCCTCCCCGCGATCACGTTCATGGTCGTGGTGTTGTACATGGGGCTGTTCGCGATGAGCTTCGACTTCGTCAGCGGCTACACCGGCTACCTCTCGTTCGGCCACGCGGCGTTCTTCGGCACGGGCGCGTACTTCGTCGTCCTCGCCGCGAACGGGCAGGTGCCGGGGGTCCCCGGTGGGACGCCGTTCATGATCACGCTGCTCCTCGGCGCCGTGCTGGCCGGGGTGCTCGCGCTCGTCATCGGGTCGGTGTCGTTCCGGCTCACGGGCGTCTACTTCGCGATGATCACGCTCGGGTTCGCGCAGGTGATCTACGAGCTGATCCGGTCGTGGGGGTACGTCTCCAGCAACCCGACCGAGGGCGCGACGGTGAGCGGTGACGCGCTCGCCATCGGCGTCCCCTACGTCGACGCGCTGAGTCTCGACGTGGGGCGGCTCACGGGCGAGAGCGTCGAGAACCTGCTCGGGCTCGGGATCGACCTGTCGGCGACGGTGGTCTCGTACTACGCGCTCGGGGTCGTCGTGGTGGTCTGCTACTTCGCGATGCAGCGGATCATCCACTCGCCGTTCGGGCGCGTGATGATCGCGATTCGGGAGAACGAGGAACGGGCGCGCGCCGTCGGCTACGCGACCTACCGGTTCAAACTGGCCGCGTTCGCCATCAGCGGCTTCTTCGGGGCGATCGCTGGCGGGGTCTTCGCCGCCTACTCGCGGTCGGTCGCGCCAGACGGGACGTTCTACTTCCTCGTCACCGCCGACGCGCTGATCACGACGATCGTGGGCGGGTTCGGCACCCTCGCTGGCCCGATCTACGGGACCCTGTTCAATCAGGGGTTAGCGGACGTCCTCTCCACCGAGAGCGGCGGGATCGCGACGCTGCTGCGCGAGGGACTCCCGGCGAGCGTCCTCGAAGCGGACCTCTTCGGGGTCAGTCTGGAGCTGTTCGTCAACACCGCGGTCGACGGGCGCGCCCCGCTGTACCTCGGGATCGTCTTCGTGCTGTTCGTGCTGTTCGTCCCGAACGGCATCCTCGGGACGCTTCGCGACCGGCTCGGCGGCACCGTCGGGAAGCGGCTCCCGGACTACCTGCGGCGCTATCGGAGGTAG
- a CDS encoding FAD-dependent oxidoreductase: MSDGPTALVIGGGATGTGIARDLAARGVDATLVDRGGLGSGTSGRSHGLLHSGARYAEADAEGARECIEENRTLRDIAGACVRETGGLFVRLAGDDPDYFEEKVAACEAVGIETERLDADAAREAAPGLADDVEEAFRVPDGVIYPSRLVAANAADAERRGATVHPHAPVEDVTVRDGAVESVRVGGDVDAALSPDVVVNATGAWADSIAEMAGVEVGMAPSRGVMVSVEHEGLGPVLNRCRDPDDGDIVVPHDGEVVLGTTSVPVSDPDDYERADWEVERSVEECAAMLPAVADAPTVRTWWGVRPLYAPDESGEDRRGISRGFTLLDHERDGAAGLYSVVGGKLTTYRQMAETTVDRVCDRLGVEADCETAEEPLAHADDPERLDELVEEYGGANPTDAGVVDAPADD; the protein is encoded by the coding sequence GTGAGCGACGGTCCGACCGCCCTCGTGATCGGCGGCGGCGCGACGGGGACCGGGATCGCCCGGGACCTGGCCGCGCGCGGCGTCGACGCGACGCTCGTCGACCGCGGCGGACTCGGGAGCGGGACCTCCGGGCGCTCGCACGGCCTCCTCCACAGCGGGGCCCGCTACGCGGAGGCCGACGCCGAGGGCGCCCGCGAGTGCATCGAGGAGAACCGGACGCTCCGCGATATCGCCGGCGCCTGCGTCCGCGAGACGGGCGGCCTGTTCGTCCGACTCGCCGGCGACGACCCGGACTACTTCGAGGAGAAGGTCGCGGCCTGCGAGGCGGTCGGGATCGAGACGGAGCGGCTCGACGCCGACGCCGCCCGCGAGGCGGCGCCGGGGCTCGCGGACGACGTCGAGGAGGCGTTCCGCGTCCCCGACGGCGTCATCTACCCCTCTCGGCTGGTCGCCGCCAACGCCGCTGACGCCGAGCGCCGCGGCGCGACCGTCCACCCGCACGCGCCGGTCGAGGACGTGACGGTCCGCGACGGCGCGGTCGAATCGGTCCGCGTCGGCGGCGACGTGGACGCGGCGCTCTCGCCCGATGTCGTCGTCAACGCCACCGGCGCGTGGGCGGACTCGATCGCGGAGATGGCCGGCGTCGAGGTCGGCATGGCGCCGAGCCGCGGCGTGATGGTCTCGGTGGAACACGAGGGGTTAGGCCCCGTGTTGAACCGGTGCCGCGACCCCGACGACGGCGATATCGTCGTGCCCCACGACGGCGAGGTCGTGTTGGGGACGACGAGCGTCCCCGTCTCGGACCCCGACGACTACGAGCGCGCCGACTGGGAGGTCGAGCGCTCGGTCGAGGAGTGCGCCGCGATGCTCCCCGCCGTTGCCGACGCGCCGACCGTTCGGACGTGGTGGGGCGTCCGACCCCTATACGCGCCCGACGAGTCGGGGGAGGACCGTCGCGGCATCTCGCGCGGCTTCACGCTGCTCGACCACGAGCGCGACGGCGCGGCCGGGCTGTACAGCGTCGTGGGCGGGAAACTGACCACCTATCGGCAGATGGCCGAGACGACGGTCGACCGCGTCTGCGACCGGCTGGGGGTCGAGGCCGACTGCGAGACCGCCGAAGAGCCCCTCGCTCACGCCGACGACCCCGAGCGGCTGGACGAACTCGTCGAGGAGTACGGCGGGGCGAACCCCACCGACGCCGGCGTGGTCGACGCGCCGGCGGACGACTGA
- a CDS encoding branched-chain amino acid ABC transporter permease encodes MSPGTLAAPVVSQIAPLVDPTALLATGGAVEGLQTAARVLAEGIGKGAVYFTIAVGLTLVFGLMGVLNFAHGAVAMVGAYLGGLVLVLLVGANTGTLATILVFFVALALVFAVTTAAGSAMEVALIRPIYDRTPTYQILLTFGVSLIIEEVARIVLTLRGIQPDPQWQAPMATAPDVLLGRTELLGVGVRRLYLFEVAIGALVAVAVWAFLTKTLYGLYIRAGSEDTEMVQALGIDVRQAFTVVFGVGTGLAAVGGVLLMWDPIWGPSVLLSVDVLLYAFVVVIIGGLGSFTGTLVAAGIVGIADSVTTWLFTTGIVTFPGLSEVTIFLLLVVMLIIRPQGLYGVEEVGGH; translated from the coding sequence ATGAGCCCCGGAACGCTCGCCGCTCCCGTCGTCTCGCAGATCGCACCGCTCGTCGACCCGACCGCGCTCCTCGCGACCGGCGGCGCGGTGGAGGGACTTCAGACCGCGGCCCGCGTGCTCGCCGAGGGGATCGGCAAGGGCGCGGTGTACTTCACCATCGCCGTCGGGCTGACGCTCGTCTTCGGACTGATGGGCGTGCTCAACTTCGCGCACGGCGCGGTCGCGATGGTCGGCGCGTACCTCGGCGGGCTGGTGCTCGTCCTCCTCGTCGGCGCGAACACCGGGACGCTCGCGACGATACTCGTCTTCTTCGTCGCGCTGGCGCTCGTGTTCGCGGTCACGACCGCCGCCGGCAGCGCGATGGAGGTGGCGCTGATCCGACCGATCTACGACCGCACGCCCACCTACCAGATCCTGTTGACGTTCGGCGTCTCGCTCATCATCGAGGAGGTCGCCCGGATCGTCTTGACGCTCCGCGGGATCCAGCCGGACCCGCAGTGGCAGGCGCCGATGGCCACCGCGCCGGACGTGCTGCTCGGTCGGACCGAACTGCTCGGGGTCGGCGTCAGGCGGCTGTACCTCTTCGAGGTCGCGATCGGCGCGCTCGTCGCGGTCGCGGTGTGGGCGTTCCTGACGAAGACGCTGTACGGGCTCTACATCCGCGCCGGCAGCGAGGACACCGAGATGGTCCAGGCGCTCGGCATCGACGTGCGACAGGCGTTCACCGTCGTGTTCGGCGTCGGCACCGGACTCGCCGCGGTCGGCGGCGTCCTGCTGATGTGGGACCCGATCTGGGGGCCGAGCGTCCTCCTGAGCGTCGACGTGCTGCTGTACGCGTTCGTCGTCGTCATCATCGGCGGGCTCGGGAGCTTCACCGGGACGCTCGTCGCAGCGGGCATCGTCGGGATCGCCGACTCGGTGACGACGTGGCTGTTCACCACCGGGATCGTCACCTTCCCCGGCCTCTCCGAGGTGACCATTTTCCTCCTGCTCGTGGTGATGCTCATCATCCGCCCGCAGGGGCTCTACGGCGTCGAGGAGGTGGGGGGCCATTAG
- a CDS encoding MaoC family dehydratase gives MPVATVGETATHEVAITDETIETFAAVSGDENPIHLDDEYAAETMFGGRVAHGILSAAVVSGALARLSGDIVYLSQDLSFEKPVFPGETVEATVRVTEDLGDDRLAVETTATVPERDERVLSGEATVLSVPHGSGE, from the coding sequence ATGCCAGTCGCGACGGTCGGCGAGACGGCGACCCACGAGGTAGCGATCACCGATGAGACGATAGAGACGTTCGCGGCCGTTTCCGGCGACGAGAACCCGATCCACCTCGACGACGAGTACGCCGCCGAGACGATGTTCGGCGGCCGCGTCGCGCACGGAATCTTGTCGGCGGCGGTCGTCTCCGGCGCGCTCGCGCGGCTCTCCGGCGACATCGTCTACCTCTCGCAGGACCTGTCCTTCGAGAAGCCGGTTTTCCCCGGCGAGACGGTCGAGGCGACCGTCCGCGTCACCGAGGACCTGGGCGACGACCGGCTCGCGGTCGAGACCACCGCGACCGTCCCCGAGCGCGACGAGCGCGTCCTCTCGGGCGAGGCGACGGTGTTGTCGGTGCCGCACGGAAGCGGTGAGTGA
- a CDS encoding DUF2892 domain-containing protein: MTQNVGATDKRVRTAVGALAGVASIATLAGAAPLPALAAPVLGVVALAMLATAATGTCGLYALLGVDTCPADAGGSR; encoded by the coding sequence ATGACACAAAACGTCGGCGCGACGGACAAGCGAGTCAGGACAGCGGTCGGCGCCCTCGCCGGCGTCGCCTCGATAGCCACCCTCGCGGGCGCCGCGCCCCTCCCCGCGCTCGCGGCCCCGGTCCTCGGCGTCGTCGCGCTCGCGATGCTCGCGACCGCCGCGACCGGGACCTGCGGTCTGTACGCCCTGCTCGGCGTCGACACCTGCCCCGCAGACGCCGGCGGCTCGCGCTGA
- a CDS encoding ABC transporter substrate-binding protein translates to MRDEHTRRAYLRGTGAAVGAAGLTGLAGCSGGGDGGDGSDGSDGSDGSGGGGGDLSGETIRIGAIQPTSGDLQYYGQISLRGFYSGLAYKHDLDPIEEATPGTYTVEPEGGPTYEIIVEDTGFSPDTAQSVATDLVVDEEVDVLFGASSSDSARRVIDTVVDESEVPFLIGPAADADITVSEEFCHPLAFRASEHTAMDARAGGTYVAREFDIDTVAIFASDNAFGQGVANNYTEVLEAEGVEVLEPRFVEQGYSEFDGLFEQAVSDGATGVVGGFTAATLPQFLSAAVSYDIQVFGGFAALLTTQLIGGTIESALGEDFTAQDIEEAGLGPFTTRYHWNQYDNEINDAFIDMHTEAYGIVPDLFSSGTFTMASALAQAVSEAGSTDGADVADALRGMTVADTPKGADAYTFQEHNNQAASQMTVAWPVPTTDEFADTWDAAIMPGEPEQRLDAEDVMVPEEDASCSL, encoded by the coding sequence ATGCGAGACGAACACACACGGCGAGCGTATCTGCGGGGAACCGGTGCCGCGGTCGGCGCGGCCGGACTCACGGGACTGGCCGGCTGTTCCGGCGGGGGAGACGGCGGGGACGGCTCCGACGGATCGGACGGCTCCGACGGCAGCGGCGGTGGTGGCGGCGACCTCTCCGGCGAGACGATCCGGATCGGCGCGATCCAGCCGACCTCCGGGGATCTTCAGTACTACGGGCAGATCAGCCTCCGCGGGTTCTACTCCGGGCTAGCGTACAAACACGACCTCGACCCGATCGAGGAGGCCACGCCGGGGACGTACACGGTCGAGCCCGAGGGGGGGCCGACCTACGAGATAATCGTCGAGGACACCGGGTTCAGCCCGGACACGGCCCAAAGCGTCGCGACCGACCTCGTGGTCGACGAGGAGGTCGACGTGCTGTTCGGGGCGTCCTCCTCGGACAGCGCGCGGCGCGTCATCGACACGGTCGTCGACGAGAGCGAAGTCCCGTTCCTCATCGGCCCCGCCGCGGACGCCGACATCACCGTCAGCGAGGAGTTCTGTCACCCGCTCGCGTTCCGCGCGAGCGAGCACACGGCGATGGACGCGCGCGCCGGCGGCACCTACGTCGCCCGCGAGTTCGACATCGACACGGTCGCCATCTTCGCGTCGGACAACGCGTTCGGGCAGGGGGTCGCGAACAACTACACCGAGGTGCTGGAGGCCGAGGGCGTGGAGGTCCTCGAACCCCGGTTCGTCGAGCAGGGGTACTCCGAGTTCGACGGGCTCTTCGAGCAGGCCGTCTCCGACGGCGCGACCGGCGTCGTCGGCGGCTTCACCGCCGCGACGCTGCCGCAGTTCCTCTCGGCGGCGGTGTCGTACGACATCCAAGTGTTCGGCGGCTTCGCTGCGCTTTTGACCACACAGCTCATCGGCGGGACCATCGAGTCCGCGCTCGGCGAGGACTTCACCGCGCAGGACATCGAAGAGGCGGGTCTCGGGCCGTTCACTACCCGATACCACTGGAACCAGTACGACAACGAGATCAACGACGCGTTCATCGACATGCACACGGAGGCGTACGGCATCGTGCCCGACCTGTTCAGTTCGGGGACGTTCACGATGGCGTCGGCGCTCGCGCAGGCGGTGAGCGAGGCGGGCTCGACCGACGGCGCCGACGTCGCGGACGCGCTGCGCGGCATGACCGTCGCGGACACGCCGAAGGGCGCCGACGCGTACACGTTCCAGGAACACAACAACCAGGCGGCCTCGCAGATGACGGTCGCGTGGCCGGTGCCGACGACCGACGAGTTCGCCGACACCTGGGACGCGGCGATCATGCCCGGCGAGCCGGAGCAGCGCCTCGACGCCGAGGACGTAATGGTCCCAGAAGAGGACGCGAGCTGCTCGCTGTAA
- a CDS encoding ABC transporter ATP-binding protein, whose product MRTLELDGVHTYYGESHILQGLSLSVEEGEIVALVGRNGVGKTTTLRTALGLTPPREGTVRFDGTDVTGMEPHEIAARGMGWVPEERRVFSHLTVAENLRVAAHSSADPDARIAEAYELFPALDRFADKEAGDLSGGQQQMLAIARGMVGDNELLLVDEPSEGLAPQIVEDVVEALRAASADTTMVLVEQNFRLAMDLADRFYLVDHGVVVEAGETAGVTSEDERIRRYLTA is encoded by the coding sequence GTGAGGACTCTCGAACTCGACGGCGTCCACACCTACTACGGCGAGAGCCACATCCTCCAGGGGCTGTCGCTGTCGGTCGAGGAGGGCGAGATCGTCGCCTTGGTCGGCCGGAACGGTGTCGGGAAGACGACGACGCTCCGCACCGCGCTCGGGCTGACGCCGCCCCGCGAGGGGACGGTCCGGTTCGACGGGACGGACGTGACCGGGATGGAGCCCCACGAGATCGCGGCCCGCGGAATGGGGTGGGTCCCGGAGGAGCGTCGCGTGTTCTCGCATCTGACGGTCGCGGAGAACCTCCGCGTCGCCGCGCACTCGTCGGCCGACCCGGACGCGCGGATCGCGGAGGCGTACGAGCTGTTCCCGGCGCTCGACCGCTTCGCGGACAAGGAGGCCGGCGACCTGAGCGGCGGGCAACAGCAGATGCTCGCCATCGCCCGCGGGATGGTCGGGGACAACGAGCTACTGTTAGTCGACGAGCCGAGCGAGGGGCTCGCGCCGCAGATCGTCGAGGACGTCGTCGAGGCGCTGCGCGCGGCCTCCGCGGACACGACGATGGTACTGGTCGAGCAGAACTTCCGGCTGGCGATGGATCTGGCCGACCGGTTCTACCTCGTCGACCACGGCGTCGTTGTGGAAGCTGGCGAGACGGCCGGCGTCACGAGCGAGGACGAGCGCATCCGGAGGTACCTCACCGCATGA
- a CDS encoding 3-oxoacyl-ACP synthase: protein MTVGITGIGTYVPDEIITGEAIAAESGIPEEVVVEKMGVREKHVCPPDGDHATDMSVTAAEAALADADVDPTDLDAVVYHGSEYKDHVVWSAAAAITDRLGATNAYATESYTLCAGAPIALRQMTAQLETEPIDTALLVAASREEDLVDYGNEDSSFMFNFGSGASAFVVEAADDEASDNGVESDPFDGRARATVLASAAETDGSFADDVVMPAGGSKRPASGETVREGLHTLDVPDPEGMKERLGPVSLPAYLSVADTALERSGFDRDDLDFVALTHMKRSFHERVLDELGLDPAGDGYYLDEYGHVQSVDQALAVERGAETGRLKPGDLVCLLAAGTGYTWSATVLRWRG from the coding sequence ATGACCGTCGGTATCACCGGAATCGGGACGTACGTCCCGGACGAGATCATCACGGGCGAGGCCATCGCGGCCGAGAGCGGTATCCCCGAGGAGGTGGTCGTCGAGAAGATGGGCGTCCGCGAGAAGCACGTCTGCCCGCCCGACGGCGACCACGCGACCGACATGTCCGTGACGGCGGCCGAGGCCGCGCTCGCGGACGCGGACGTGGACCCGACCGACCTCGACGCCGTCGTCTACCACGGATCCGAGTACAAGGACCACGTCGTCTGGTCGGCGGCGGCCGCGATCACCGACCGCTTGGGCGCGACGAACGCCTACGCGACCGAGAGTTACACGCTCTGTGCGGGCGCGCCGATCGCGTTGCGACAGATGACCGCGCAGCTAGAGACCGAGCCGATCGACACCGCGCTGCTCGTCGCCGCCAGCCGCGAGGAGGACCTCGTCGACTACGGCAACGAGGACAGCTCGTTCATGTTCAACTTCGGCAGCGGCGCGAGCGCGTTCGTCGTCGAGGCGGCGGACGACGAGGCGTCGGACAACGGGGTCGAAAGCGATCCCTTCGACGGCCGAGCGCGGGCGACCGTCCTCGCCAGCGCGGCCGAGACCGACGGCTCGTTCGCCGACGACGTGGTGATGCCCGCGGGCGGGTCGAAGCGCCCGGCGAGCGGGGAGACGGTCCGCGAGGGGCTCCACACACTCGACGTGCCCGACCCCGAGGGAATGAAGGAACGCTTGGGGCCGGTGTCGCTGCCAGCGTACCTCTCCGTCGCCGACACCGCCTTGGAGCGGTCCGGGTTCGACCGCGACGACCTCGACTTCGTCGCGCTCACGCACATGAAGCGGTCGTTCCACGAGCGCGTCCTCGACGAGCTCGGCCTCGACCCCGCGGGCGACGGCTACTACCTCGACGAGTACGGCCACGTCCAGAGCGTCGACCAGGCGCTCGCGGTGGAGCGCGGCGCCGAGACGGGTCGGCTCAAACCGGGCGACCTCGTCTGTCTGCTCGCGGCCGGGACCGGCTACACCTGGTCCGCGACCGTGCTCCGGTGGCGAGGCTAA